The Bacillus sp. Bos-x628 genome segment ACATTTGCAAATGAATGCAAAACAGCGAATTGAAAGCCTTATAGATGAAGGTACATTTGAAGAGTTTAACGGGCATCTGATTTCAGAAAACCCGCTTGGTTTCCCAGGCTATGAAGAAAAGCTTGAGAAAGACAGAGAAAAAACATCTTTGAATGAAGCCATTGTCACAGGTAAAGGTGAAATCGAAGGGCAAAGTGCTGTGATCGCTGTAATGGATGCCTCATTCCGTATGGGTAGCATGGGTTCAGTTGTAGGTGAAAAAATTACTCTGGCGATTGAGAAAGCAAAAGCGGACAAGGTGCCATTTATTATCTTTACTGCATCTGGCGGAGCAAGAATGCAAGAAGGTATTCTTAGTCTAATGCAGATGGCCAAAACAAGTTCTGCATTGAAAATGTTCAGTGAGGACCAAGGGCTGATTATCTCTGTGATGACCAATCCAACAACTGGCGGTGTATCAGCAAGTTTTGCGTCTCTCGGTGATTACAACTTTGCAGAGCCTGGTGCATTAATTGGTTTTGCGGGTCGCAGGATTATCGAACAAACCATTCGTGAAGAACTGCCAGAGGACTTTCAAACGGCTGAATTTTTATTAAAACATGGTCAATTAGATGCCGTCATTCACCGTGCTGATATGAAAGAATCACTAGGGCGAATCTTAAAATTACACAGCACAGGAGGTGAGCGAGAGTGGCTGGAGAATTAGAATTTGAAAAACCTGTGATTGAACTTCGCGCAAAAATTGATGAATTGAAAAAGTTCACACAAAACTCAGAGATGGATTTAAGTACGGAAATTGA includes the following:
- the accD gene encoding acetyl-CoA carboxylase, carboxyltransferase subunit beta; amino-acid sequence: MSIKNIFSKKKKYASVPSEQASQDVPEGIMTKCPQCKKIMLTKELDKNLRVCMNCGRHLQMNAKQRIESLIDEGTFEEFNGHLISENPLGFPGYEEKLEKDREKTSLNEAIVTGKGEIEGQSAVIAVMDASFRMGSMGSVVGEKITLAIEKAKADKVPFIIFTASGGARMQEGILSLMQMAKTSSALKMFSEDQGLIISVMTNPTTGGVSASFASLGDYNFAEPGALIGFAGRRIIEQTIREELPEDFQTAEFLLKHGQLDAVIHRADMKESLGRILKLHSTGGEREWLEN